The DNA window ttagaatttgaatggaaaaaataaacatgtgaaattatgatattttaaaattgtaaaattttataggtgttgtgatatttttCAGAGACTAAGTCATCTGGTTCGACCGATTTAACAAATATAAAGTATTACAATAGAGACCGATTTATTCAACCGAATTATCCAATTTAGTCATGTGATTCGACCAGTGACTCAGTGGTTCAATCAATGAATTAATGACCAAATACCCTCACCAATTTTATGAccggtccaatttttaaaacactagAGTTTGAGGTCACCATGATTCCATTTTAAAATAGTGAGAAtcctatttaaaaaaattaattatatttttagtttaattaatttatatgagTTCATAGATTTCAGTTTAGGTGGGATATAAAGAATATCCTTTAAGGCATTTCAGGTCTCCTTGTTCCCGGAAGGATCGCAGAGAAAATATTTGTTTCGCTTTCAAAATAAGATTATTGAATGGAAttgttttatattaaatatattagggATGACGGACAAACTCAAATTCGCTGGCCACTCGAATTCGAGTCAACGGATAAAAATCTGAGTAGATTGGATTCGGGTGCCATCCGATATTTCGGATGCAGGTTTGGATAGTATGAAACTTGCATCCAAAACTCAAAAGCACACCCGTTTAGACTTGAAATTACATAAGTGCCTCTAAATATATATAAGttgaagaaaattgatggaaaatttcaacgttgttgttgtattttatgtgttttaatGCAGATTCGAATTCGGTGAAAAAACTAAAACCCAACAGATCTGAGCGCAGatgttattttgccacccgaatagCCTTTAAATTTGGATTCGGGTTCAGGTGGTGAGGGTGTGGATTTagatagtgtgaaacccgcacccgaccgtATCTGTTACAATCTGTAGAATATactttatctaattaattattaaattaactttaatacatattttctttttaacttgATTTAGTAACGGTTCACATttacattaatacataaataaaaataaatattgttaAGATTATATTCTCGATCACAATACATgtcttatattatattttatttatgggtcatgctaacgagtgtcccAGTAGTACTGGTTAAGGATTCCaagtataaaaaatattctatgaataaataaattattttaatttacaatCCATTGAAtacaaatagttttaaaaaaacataccttttatttctttaaaaagtcaattatttcctttttcattccattGAATACAAGTCTTTAATAAATTAAACACACCTTTTTAAATCCTTAACCAGTCCCTCTgtggcactcgttagcatttccttttatttatttatgcaatgttatttttattttctttatatatatatatatatatatatatatatatatatatatatatatataggagggttatatttactccaggagtaagttattataacttactccaaatctacaccattgattcttctcaatctaatagttaaaaataataagtaatagttttctctctccacatttaattaattattatttttaatgactagattgaaaagaatcaatggtctagatttggagtaagttataataacttactcctggagtaaatataaccctcctcatatatatatatatatatatatatatatatatatatatatatatatatatatatatatatatatatatatatatatatatatatatatatatatatatatatatatatatatatatatatatatatatatatatatatagtgagcatatcaagtgagagcattttacaatgagagatgagagaattaacattctctctcttgatgaatccaatgattgatatttgtTTCTcttatctctcattataaaatgctctcacttgatatgctccatatatatatatatatatatatatatatatatatatatatatatatatatatatatatatatgggaacgtatcaaatgagaactttggttattataagaactgagaacttttaataacaatcctacgatttaaaatcaatgttcagatatgcatttatgtgatatgtatttaaatcagaatctatctattaattattgtctcttaaaatttgagtgaaatctgaggcattgattttaaatcgtacggttattattaaaagttctcagttctcataatatgagtgaacttttaataacaaccctacgatttaaaatcaatgctcggatatgcatttatgtgatatgtatttaaatcagaatctatctatcaattattgtctcttaaaatttgagtgaaatctgaagtattgattttttaaaattattaatttataaatatcaataatttgtATACATTAATacacaaatataaataaatattataaatataattgaagGTAGGCTAACAATTCACACTCattttaacttaattaacacGTATTAGTCCAGCTGCTCCACTGCCTCAATTATCAATTTTATGTACTTATTCTTTAAATATCTTATACTTGTAATAATTTGCATTAAATTTAATCTTTTCCTTTTCAAGAAAATACAATtagtttatttataattaatttatgtcatttttttcataaattttcataattaatttagttaatggTCCACTTTGAATTAATCTATTATCAatttatctatctatctatctatctattatCAATCTATTAAAAATGAAGTATCTGAAAATTCCAAGTCTAACATTTTGATAAAATGTTATAACTTTTCTAATTCTAGGGGTAAAAAAGACTAATCAATGCTATGCTATTATCACATTCATTTGACAATTAATTTTGCTGACGTGTCATCCCATAACAATttgatacaatatttttttttatttaattgtgaaaaaaattaaagggaaaactaatttattttattatttaatgcagaatttaaaaatattcatttattgCTCCACTACACTACACGATGCAGAATTTGAAAATACTCCACTACACCGATTCATGTATCTCATAGGAATTGGAATAAACTTTTTTTATATTCACACAATCACAACTTCTCATATCCATTTTTATTCTTTCAATTAAAAAATCTCATATctctattatattatatatttaaataggaTACTCTTTCTCTTCCACTCCCTCAATCTTCATTCTCCACTCCCTCCATCTTCATTCTCCAACATGTCTGTACAGTCTCCACTCCCTCAATCTTCATTCTCCAATGTGTCTGTGCAGGTTACATTTTTAGCTTCCTGATTTTCATTACCACGTTTTGACCCTTCTCTGTCCAGTATAATAAAGTAAAGTTTTTATACCACGTCTAAAGTTTAACATCAATGATGCGACCGATTGAAGGCAAATTATATTTTTAGCCTGATTCTTCATTACCACGTTTTGACCCTTCTCTGTGTCCAGTATAATCTGTGTCTAGTATAATAAAGTAAAGTTTTTGTAACAGGTCTAAAGATTAACATCAATGGCGCGATcgattgaagctgtgaaggacATCAACGACTCAAAGGATTTGTGGAAGATTGTTGTTCTGACTGTGACAAGTTCTTCCAATAAATAATACTCGAGGCTCATTTTGCTTGATTCAAAGGTACAAAGGTATAAAATTTATGtagttttttttgttaatatatcATGTTGGATGTTTAAATTTTGGATAATTAATCcgttctaattttttatttcgcAGCTGGATATGATTCAAGTCATTGTCCCACCGCATTTGGTGTCAAAATACTTTTTCATTCAAATCAAGTAATCATAGTTTCAAGTTGGTCTTTTGTGGTTCAACTTatattagggaaacaaaattacCGGCAGTAAATTATTTAAACAGGACACCAGTCTAATTTTTTAGTTGCTACGtttattcatatatttatatGAAGCTATTTTATTGATTCCTGACATGTTTGTTGTTGACCTTTGTAATCTGAcctttttgataattttttttgataatttttgaAATACCAAACAAAAACAGAGAAAAAAATCCTacaatttaaaatgaattttctATTATGAACGCTAAATTCCAAATATACatgaacaatttttatttttattaaattttagcgTTCATAATTATATCTTTTTAATAAGAATGAAAAATATATGAATGAAAATTTGGGCAACTTTTAGTGTTCCTAATTATATCTCTTTAATAagaatgaaaatttatttattccaaaaccaAATCATGAATAGACCTTACGCAATAAAAATGACAATAGATATAAGAACATGAGACaaatatgatataaaaatagATTAATAAAAATGACAATAGATAAAAGAACATGAGACaaatatgatataaaaatatattaataaaaatgacaatagataaaagaacatgagacaaatatgatataaaaatagattaatttttcatgaaaaagataaatttaacattcttttaaaatttttacaattattttttatcattttatttagttAGTACATATAAAAGTTTTATCACCACATCAAAAGTAAATTTTACCTctttaaaaaatgtaaaaattcaattaagaattcatgttttttttttttttacaaaattaagaATTCatgtttaaatatataaaataaaaaatacttttaaagAATTCTTGTTCATTTTTTAAAAGTCAGAATTCATTAATTAgtggcattattattattatcattataaatgtcatataaaattatatgaaaaaaattatatttcatatGACTATTTATTATTTATACATTGGTACAAAATTGTAAATTtacaataataaatataaagaaaattttttgatcacatatataaaaaataattcaatCTATTAAgtattatttctcttattttttttagataaataaatatcgtataattaataaaaaatgatatatgatATTATGACATGATACaaggaaaaaaaatataattgagtTGAAAAAATATTagcttttttttataataaaatgtgaacatttatactaaaaaaaatataaatatttgtttttatggaaaaacatAAGACAATTATGATGGGTGAATACACAAATTTCTTATGAAAACACAAATTTCTTATGAAAATAcaaatttattattctttttagattatacaattgtcacaactttataattattaaaaaaagaattttttcttaaaattcaGTTTGTATAATATTTTATGCAAAAAGTACTAGCATTTAGATTAAAAAATTGTtacaatatgttttttttatatgatttcaATAGAGAATgttgattttaaaaattattgtCATAATTGCATTGATTAATTCAATGATCATTGATCttccttaatcaattttctcttcttttccaatttctattttaatccttaaatttaattaatcataataaatgtataattaatttaaatttgttaaatttgtaaatatgatataataagaaggttttaaaattgaaatttaacGAGAAGATGTCCTACATTGTAggctataaaaaattgaaatttgacGGGGAGCTGTAATAGATTTTAGGTTTAGAAAATGGACTAATATCTAAAATCTGTTTTATACATTCTTAGAATTAACTCATCTTTTTTTTATGAGAAAGCAAAGATATCATTAGAAACGAGAGCCCCTGGGGCAGTTACAACAGATGCTACATTTGGAGGCTCTACCAGCCATGACTTAGAGCCAAACAGTCTTCTCAAACCTACAAGGTTATGGGCATCAGTGATACACTCTCTGCTAACATACATAACAGAAGCAACCTTAAAACTGTCAAGTAAATTACGAATATCACAAGCAATAAACTCCAAAGCCACCACTTTCGCAACTGAATTGATGTTGTCAACCACCGCTAATGCGTCGGACTTAACCAAAATCTTCTCCAATTGAATGCTCTTTGCGACTTGTAAACTCCATTTAATAACCAAAATCTCCGCCATGGCTGGATCGACTGAGATATTCTCCTTCCGACACGTAGCATAAATAAACTCAGAATTCCAGGATTTGATAGAGCATCCAAACGCCACAGACTCATCACTAAAACATCCGGCATCCGGGTGAATCACCGCTACGTCCCTATCTACTGACTGCATGTCGATATCACAGCCAGAAGTTCTTCTTTTTTTAGCATTAGGAACCTGTTTGTTATAATCCGTCACGAAATCCCACGCCTCTTGCGCAACCAAACACGGGTCCTTGAGCTCCTGCTGAAAGGGCAAACAGTTCATAGCGTTCCATATCTTCCAAAGCACAGTACAGATGAGTTGCGATCGCACCATATCAGGATCTTCCAGACAAACCAGCAACCAGTCCAACACATCCATGTTACAAGGAATCCTGAAGCCAAGGGGGAAGAGAACGAAACCAACCGAGAGAAATCGCAATGCAGGAAGAGATGGATACCAGTTTCAGGGACCTTACCGCAGAACAGGCACGAAGTGTCAGGAGAGATTCCTCGTCTGAATtgaaccaaaatttgtcaactcATCTGGATGCACGGGTATATATGAGcgtatctatgagatatcaaTTGTAGATTGTTCATTTTAATGTCCATCTTTTAAATCTTTCTTGCTGatgttttatataattgaattatAGAATTGAATGTACGGTTTATTAGTACAAATCAATGCTTAAAAGTTGGTGTATATTACTAGCCTATGTTAAGTTGGTGTACATTACTAGTCTGTGTTTGTGACTATGTGAATGTTGTCCAATTGAAGAATGACTTCAAACTTTATAAATAATGATTTGATAAGGTGTAATGTGAATCCAAACGCGACCTGTGTGATAGCACGGATATCTTACtagtatataaatataaataaatattatttgtcAAAAATTGAACTATAGACTTACAATTTATATTTATCTAACTTGTTcacttaataatttatttgtgCTTATCCTCTAGACTAACAATTTATAGTTATCTAACTTGtttacttaataatttatttgtgCTTATCCTCTAAacatcttctatttataggataaGTATAAATAAATTAGAATTTAGAAATTTAATCTTTTATCTAAATTATTTATTCTATATTAGTCTCAtaactaaaatttattatttttaagttcTTTAAATTTATTTCTGTTTGTCAaatcattatatttttaataatttttatttatggtGTTACCATTTTGTGAGTGTCCATCCActctatatatttttaaatttagttATTCATTCTAATTAACATATATCACACTTttgaatttttgagatttttaaaatctaatgataaCCATTCAAACctactctctctttttttttttacatttctttattttattttttcttctcatTCTTCATCTTCATGAACATCGTCATACATCatcatttcaaattaaaaaatatataaattaaaatccaaataaaattaataaagtcCATCATAAAATATAGtaattcaaaaagaaaataaatctgAACAAATGATGGAAAATGAAGGAAAAATACTTCTGAAATACCCAGATCAAGCCCATCCATGAATGCAAGCCTTACAAATTTGTGGCAACTTCGTCGTTCTCTAAAAAATTTCGCATTCTCTTTACGGTTGGAAATTAATAAAATGAGTAATTTGACAACATAATTAGATTCTAAGGATCTAAaagtaataaatattaattataagatcaacataaattaacaatttagttaaaatataattaagttaaaattattGGAGGTAAAAACAATGTCCAATTGCACTATTAAGTTGTGCCTACcaaatttacaagggattttcaTTAATTTGATAAGACTGGGGAGATTGTATTTATATCAACCTATTAAATCGTAAACAAAACGGGGGTGCACAAAGCATGAATTATTGATTTGAGCTATTAAGAATCTTTAAACTAAATTGATGGTTTGaattaggggtgtgcatggatcaaaaaccaaaccaaattgaaccatatatatggtttggtttggatcttaaaaccGTTTTCATAAAAccggtttattttttaaaactggtTTACATGTGGATCGGTTCGGTTTTAAACCGGTTTCTCAcaaaaaaaccaattttaaaaaaaactagtttTAAACCGGCTTCTCTCAAAACCAattcaatatttaaaattaattttatttactttgaattaactttttaaaccaatttttcacttaaattagtttatttattttaaaggaaTACCaactttttaaaatcaattcaattcttaaaatcaattttattttaattaagttaacATAACTTAAGCTAGTTTAAGTGGTAGTGGGTAATCTAAATTATTTgaagatattttttttatgtagtaGTAGTTATCAATTACCTAATAACTAAGAGACCTGAAtaccataaaaaaaaattatgaaataacaagtctttcattttcattttcagttAGTAGTAGCTATCAGTTAGTAGGAATAtcataaaaaaaagttataaaaattatgaaatagTTTGCGTAATGTATTAtaggtttttatttttaacttagtATTATATAGGTGAGGAGAGTTAGAATTTGTCTTttgtaaaaaatttcattttcaatttagcATCATTAAGTCTCATCATCATATAATATATTAGAAATAAcatgtttcattttaatttaataaataattatttaaaattaaaattttaattcagaatttattAATGTGTTATTAGAGAAATTTAACTTTTCTCATCATCATAAGTACGTGGTTAACCATAAAAAGAGACAAACATATAAATTTAATACATAACAAAATTTGGGTATCCAATAACTAAACCACATTATTATTGTGGTTACCGGTTTATATTTGGATAACAAAATGGATacccaattttatattttaacattTGGATTGGATTTTAAAAAGTGGATCAATTTGGATACTAATTTGGTTATGAATAACCggtttttttgcacacccctactcCTAACGAAATATATTCCTACTTATCATACAACATATCTCTTAAATCAAGGCTATAAAAggaagggtcatgctaacatgtgccctaagggcacatgttaaggatactataattagaaaaagttaaatgtaataaaataatatttaaagtttcgatacattgaatgcacgcgttccaataaaatatttctataaatatctcattatctTGTGCCCTTatggcacatgttagcttttccctaaaAGTAATTAGTAATAAATTAAGGGTCATGCTAAATGTACCCCTAAGGACACatgttaaaaaattataattaaaaaattttaagtgtattaaaattatgttaaagttttaaaaaaataatacacgAATTTCAagtgaatatttttaattaaaatatcatttaatatgtgtccttagggcacatgttagcattttCCATAATTTAATTGTCAAGTAACTCTTTTTATTACCTAATGACACTAACGTAATTACAAGAAGATTTAGCGAATATAAAACACCTCATATTAGAGTTGAATATGTCTTATCTCTCGTAATCAAACTATTCCATAATTATATTCATTCTTAGTATGTAACTATAGTGAGTTCTCAATTCTACCTAGATCGTTTATGCCAAATGTAGGCGGAACTATAGAGTTCTCAATTCTATCTAGATCGTTTATGCAAATTTTGTAGGAGGAAGAAAAAACATTAAACACAAACATAATTTAGAAATTTCTAAAGAAGATTATTTATAGAGGACAAATATTAACAGGTCACATGGTTGACATTATTGAGGAAAACTCATTTAGAGGAACCTAATCGAGAGAACTTAGTCACTCATCTTTAAGAGTGTGTTTAAATGAAACATTATAATAAGTAATTTttgaaggaatttgaaatgacttgtctaaaatttattgtttggataaaaaaggaagaattattaaaatgatataaatttataaaatattttattcaagttaaaaatttaagaaatttcaaatgacaccaaaaaataaataatttaaaattgctCATTTACTCTACATAATttgaatataaattttatattattaatttttcaaattttacaagatggtccttatattttattaaaatttcaaattcacctttaaaattttaaaaaaattacaaataaatccctaaatgtttttaaattgatcctttaaattttcaaaaattacaaattggtccctatttttcaatttcatatattaaatttagttcaaaaattttaaaatttatgaaaatgatctcaaataatcattttaatattccatccaaataaaaaaatttaaaaataaatgaattttattgAATCATATGAATAATTACTTTATGGCTATTACAACATGATTGACTAATGATGAAACTCGTTTTTCCTACTTCTTAACTACAAAATAAGCATTTTTCAACAAAAGAAAGTATCTCTTTTTatgatgtatttttttttttcaacaaagaTGTTAAAATATGGAGTTTGTTATTGTTTCTTAGTGGTTTTTGGTATCTAATCTAGTAACCCGGTAAGATACAAAGCAGCATAAAAAAACTTGGTTGATATTTAAGTGTTAAAATCAGTTTAATGAAATCCGCAAAATAGTATCACAAATTTCACAATGATGAAATTCAAAACACAATATTAATTTTGACAAATGCAacaataatttattttgtatCATGATTCTCACAATGAGCATGATGATTCAAAACTGTACCAACTCCAACCGTTCTCAATCTTAACTACACCCTCAAGAAAGAAAAGAGACATGAAAAAAACATTATATAAAACAAACATAAGTTGATCTATGACCACCCAAATACATAATCAAGAACATAGACCAATGCCAAGGAAAATGGATAGAGAAGGATAGCCAgtattgatgtccatagagggaAAACAGTGCGGAAACTGGCGAACGCGCCCATCACAACGCAGACGATGAGAATAACCAGCACTTCCGAAGAGAAGTTCCATGTCAATCCCCTCACGTATACGAGTGCCAAGAAGACCGATAGACATAGTACATTGTTCATTGTAACTGCACCGTATATctacaaaaaaaaatacattatcgTTTGAGTAGGAGCAGATTTCGTGTCAAAAAGATACAGTACTAAACAAGAAAACAAACCTCGGAAAATGTTAATGATGCTGTTTGCCTCTTATCACGACTAGCGAAAATTATTGCTGATACAGCTTCACTTGAATTGGTTGCTAGAGGtagaaaaatgaaggaaatgaAGAAAGCTGGAATACTTGTAGCAGTGGAGAAGTCATCAACTGCACCAACCAGCGGATCGGCAAATGCAGCAGCGATAAGAGCACCAAGTAGCAGCAGCAGTCCTGCTTTGATGGAAATCCATCTAGCATTCTTAACTTCTTCAGTGGTTTCTTCACCCTGACCCCCCACATCCAGAAGATCATGTTCCCTCTTTGTTTCCTGCAAGCGGTTGGTACGTAGAGTGAGtgagtattaaaaaaaataggacaAGTTTATGAAGCTGAGCAAAGCACGACTTACGGAGTGAAAATCACTTAAAAACTTCACGGTGTGCGCACCAGCATCGCCGCCTTGAACTTTAGAACGCCTGGCCCCTTGAAGCCATCTGGAGACTCCATTAACAAACTCTGTTTCGTCAATATGTTGATTACGAGAAGTATCAAAATCCGCCATTATTCTTGTCACAGCGTCGTCATGGTCCAGCTCAATCTCCTCGAACTGAATTCCAACAACCAGTGCTGTCATTTCACCGTGAGTAAGATGTCCATCTTTATTTTCATCAATTGTGGCAAATAACCTGTATATGCAATTAAGTCAATGGCAACCAAAACCATATGAAGATATAAAAACAACAAACTTCTTTAAAACTAACATGTCTCGACTCTTAGTCAAAGCACAAAGGAGAGAAAAACTTACTTTCTAATCACGTCAGTATCGGGTTCGCCATTATCTTTCAGAAGCCTTCCCAATGAACGCATCTTCAAATGTTTCAGAAGTCCCAAAATAACATGCTTATGTTTAATATATTCCAATTTTCGTTTTTGTATCCAGGGTTGGAAAATCTGCACCGTTTTTTTCATTCTGCTCAGTTTCTAAATGTTTAAAATACAGACAACTTTGtctgaaaaataatcaacagtaTTCAGATATTCATCTAGTATAAAGTTATCGAAAGTGTcaactataaaataaaataattatgcgTAACACCAGTATTAAATAAAATGGCACGTGAAGTAGAAACTTACCTGGTAAAGGCAATAAGTTATCAATAAACAGACAGAGATAATAAGACCAATCAAAACAGCCAAGTGCCTTCCAGAAGTTGAATTGAGCATTTGTGGTAATTGAACAATCAGGAATGGAACGACGGATATAACCATAATCCTTGCAGCATAACTTGTCCAAATATCCGTACTAACACCAGAACCTGCACATAGAGATTTTAGTAGAATAGAAGTACGGatcaaaatgaatcaaaaattGACGTATGTAACATTAGCAGCATCGTCATGTTTGGTAGCTTGAAGAACAAGAAAACACAATTATCTGAATGCCAGGGCATATAGAAGTTTGTTGTAGTAACTCTCAATCTTTAAATAACCAAACAATATGAAATGACATACCAGTTAGACTGAATCCCCTAGTGTCTGTTGAATCTAGTGCAATGGAATCCTCGATGTCACACTTGCCCACAATCACGCAAGTCCCCCATATTATAGTCAGAAGCAGCACCGTTGATCCAGCTAGCAGTCCCATTCCAACAGCTACCTGACTTTGAGCAACTTCTGCACTTCCTGAAAGCCCAGACACTACACAAAACAAGAAAGATAGAGTAAAGCACTAAATGAGCATACATCTTCATATATGAAATGAGtggcaaaagaaagaaaaaaaacaactctTGGAAGGTAAGTTATACACAACTCAGCCCTACAAAACCAAATAGTAAAGTGATGGTTGGTTTCCACTTATAAGGGAGATATTTGACATGAACAACAAGGTTCAGACTCATTCAGAGTGATAGCGAACAAAAAATCACACTCGAGATAATAATGAATCACTTTAACTAACAAATCCGTGAGTTTGACAGAGAGAATCAGAACAATATAAAGgtgtatataaaaaaatcaattttgaatAAATTGATTCTATAAAATTGATTCTAGCTAAAAGTGAATTGAaagtaaagtgatttatgtttagaCAAACTCTTACAAacaaaagtgagttgaatagTAAATTTCAATGTAAAATTCATGTTTAGTCTCAAAAGCTACAAACCCTAACTTCAAATAGAATCAATTCTAAAAATCAGAATCAATTTTACTCGAGAGCAACCAAATATGTCAAAGTCAATTCTACAGGTTAAGAATCAATTCCAAGTGCTCTTTGTAAAAGTTTTACTTTACAACTTCAAGGGGGTATGGTCCAAATCCCACTTAGAATAGTGGCAAAATAGCCTGAGTCGCaagtaaagtgatttatgtttgcatatgtaaaagtaatttgaattttgaacactAAATTTGAGCTAACAAATCGCATATTCTTTTAGTCAGAAACTACAAATCTTAGATTCAAACTAGAATCGATTATAAaagcaaaatcaattctactaatCAATAATTTGATTCGCAAATAATCTTATTATAGAGAATAGAATCACTTCAATAGCTGAAACTAATAATTAGAGATGATTACCGAGAATAAGCATGGCATCAGGCAGAGCACCAAGGATAGGAAGAAACAGTCCCCCAACAATGCCGGGACCCAAGATCTCAAGCAAGAGCTCACTCCCGTTGGACAAAAACGTAGCAGC is part of the Vicia villosa cultivar HV-30 ecotype Madison, WI linkage group LG2, Vvil1.0, whole genome shotgun sequence genome and encodes:
- the LOC131653444 gene encoding sodium/calcium exchanger NCL, with amino-acid sequence MSLSFTSRSRSRSRSRSTSNHTLFRFLFIGIAAILCTHAHARFVSHDLVSDGFISNVLRLPTDPAVESACEQTYGFLPCTTTVLGNLFLIIVYGFLMYTAATFLSNGSELLLEILGPGIVGGLFLPILGALPDAMLILVSGLSGSAEVAQSQVAVGMGLLAGSTVLLLTIIWGTCVIVGKCDIEDSIALDSTDTRGFSLTGSGVSTDIWTSYAARIMVISVVPFLIVQLPQMLNSTSGRHLAVLIGLIISVCLLITYCLYQIFQPWIQKRKLEYIKHKHVILGLLKHLKMRSLGRLLKDNGEPDTDVIRKLFATIDENKDGHLTHGEMTALVVGIQFEEIELDHDDAVTRIMADFDTSRNQHIDETEFVNGVSRWLQGARRSKVQGGDAGAHTVKFLSDFHSETKREHDLLDVGGQGEETTEEVKNARWISIKAGLLLLLGALIAAAFADPLVGAVDDFSTATSIPAFFISFIFLPLATNSSEAVSAIIFASRDKRQTASLTFSEIYGAVTMNNVLCLSVFLALVYVRGLTWNFSSEVLVILIVCVVMGAFASFRTVFPLWTSILAILLYPFSLALVYVLDYVFGWS